ACCCGTGCCAATTGAGACTTGGATGTGCTCCTTTCACATCGTATCTCTCAAATATTTAATACAACCCTCGCACTCACCCTTTACCCAGGGCTTCCATCCAGAGTTGTGCATTTGCACACTTCACAAAGAATAACAACCAAAGGGCTGGTAGGGAGCTGGTGACCAGTCTTATGCCCTAAGATGCCACTTAGCACCCCCCAGGAGGTCCCTTTTTCAAACTGATCTGCCCAACAGGTgttcctttttctaattttcacaaaAGTGCCTTAGAGGCTATTGTAGATCATCTCTAAATTCTATGCAAGCCTGGAAATTGAAGCATAAGATGAACTGGGAAGTCAATGGTGAGGTAGGCCTTCATAGCATTGCAGATGGCAACTCTTCTCTGTTAGATGGGACATTTGGTTTCCTTATAGCTCAAATCTTTCTATGTCAAAAATCCCTCTGCTGAAATTGTTAAGAGATTTTCAGTTCTAGAGTCTGAGTGAAAAATATGGTTGGGGAAATAAAACCAAGAGTCAGATTATCTTCTTggcaaccaaacagagatgacaTATTCCAGTTATATTAAGACATTTCCAATCTACTGATTGAAGTTAATAAATCTGTGGGGTGTGTTTTGTTTGCTGATCACGCGAGAGGCTCCCATTTgaccatgtatttttctttaaaaaacaaaacaaaaaattttgtaGCACTAATTCTTCTCAACGATTCTCTTGCTAAAAACAATTTCCAACTGAGATATAGCACCAAACATCTCAAAGGTATaattcaaagattttaaaagcaattcagCATAGTGACCTCTGACTTGATCTAAGTATTGTGTATTCACTGTGGGTGTCAGGTCTCAACTCATTGCAATTAATTTGATGTATTGATTTAATATCTTGGGCCAAGTTGTATTTACTTGGCAAGGACACGGTGGAAGATGATTCTGGGAGAAAAGGAATGTTTGCGAATGAACATGAGATCCTTTGATGAAACAAAAGCCTAGAGTAAGTAGCCTTCACAGAATCAGACCCCAAACACCCATTATCTCAAGGCACAATCTCCCAAATTAGAGCTAATAATGATTCAGCATTGGTTAGTTGGTTACTTTCATTCTGTAAAAGAATAGCCTGGGGTAGAAAGGAAGCCAAGCAATAGATCTGCTCTTGTAGGCTGGTCCATTAAGAGACCTTTATTTAAAGTAGGGCCAAATTACAGAGAACCATTTCACAATAATATCTACACTACCAGAAGTTCTGGAGGAAAGATGccatctttcttttctaatatataaagttactattacttttaaaatgatatgTTCTGATCATACACATTAAGtactaaataaaatgtaatatgtaaaaaagataatttatataaGGACAACCAGATCATTTTCTATCATCTTTCTTATTCATTCAAAAGAAGCTGTAGATCGTCTACAACTTCCCAAGCATTATGTATAAGAGAAATATACTGAATAAAACACAATCCCTGCCCTCAAATTATGTATTATCTAATGGGGAACAtgtataaacagaaagaaaaatgcagtacATTTTGATCAGTGTCATTATAAAAGTACATGtgcatattttatattgaaatataatcaattaaaaaaataggatcCCCCATTTACAGTTAGTACAAGTTTTCCCTATggtagtaaatatatattttgaacatcATGTTACTGACTGCTAACTAGTTCATGCTTTGGATATGCTTTAATTTGTTAAACATTTGCTTACACTTGTGTGttcagattatttaaaaattttcactcCTTAACTAACCCAGTAATGGACATCTTTCACATGTGTCCTAAGGCACATTTCTAGAAGTTAAAAGTTTGGGTTCAAAGgttaagaacatttttaaaactcctgGCACATTATTGCAAAATTGCTTTCCAAAGAACAAAAGCACTGTGCCAAATTACATGTCTACAGGAGATGAgccttttaaaagatataaacacAAGTACACACTAGTACATATTCATAATGACCTTGATTTCATCAAAGTCTGAATTTTTTCTGAATGCAAACAATCTCTTTATTCTTAGGCATAAGTGAATAGATGTTTATATTACATAAAGTCTCAGAGATGATCACTGGTTTTATCTGATTACatctatttcaaaattaaaacatttttttaaagcaaaagaagaTACAATTTTTGGTATCTGTAACCAATGACATATTATGCATTTTGCTGTCACTTTTTATAACAACCATCTAAAACCATgtagctgggggcttccctggtggtgcagtggttgagaatctgcctgccaatgcaggggacatgggtttgagccctggtctgggaagatcccacatgccgcggagcaactgggcccgtgagccataactactgagcctgcgcgtctggagtctgtgctccgcaacaagagaggccacgatagtgagaggcccgcgcaccacaatgaagagtggcccccgctcgccgcaaccagagaaagccctcgcacagaaaagaagacccaacacagctaaaaattaattaattaattaattaattaaaaccacGTCTGATCCATCTTCTATCATCATCAAGTCTGGTATCTGTGCTACCTAGTTCTAAGTAACGTGAAATAGTCCACCGTTTATTTAGACTTCATTAATCTTCTGTTTTTAGCCTTTGCAAATATAAAATTGTGATAATCACCGATCACAAGAGAAAATTAGTCACATACATGGAAATCAAGAAAGTTCTCTCTCCGATTTCTATAAAAAACTGGGAATAAAATTCACTGAAACTCTCAAGTTATTAAAACACATTCTTTTGCATCAacattttcaactatttttatGTGTGTTAAATACGAATTAATGGCAATATTATTTACTTCAACTTCTTTCCTACTTTTGAACAACTAATAACAGACAGAAGTAACAGAATCAAACAAAGACCAACATTTAGAAAGAGAATCAATTGTCCCACTAGATGAGGTAATTCTAGACTAATTTACAACTTGAAATGGTAAGTGTCATAGAATTTCTTTTCTAAGAAGACACCAAATTTGGAGCTGAAAGATCTGGTTTGGCTTTTTCACTTACTAACTGCATGACATACAGCAGTTACCTTACCTCTAAGTCTTAGTGCCCTAAACCATGAAATGGTGTAGGAATAAAATCAGTTATTGCCCATAAAAGTGGATAACACACAGTAGGGATTTTGAATATCAGTCTTTTTCATTGGTAGGCTAATTCCTTTATCCTTTCTCATAGCCCTTATTAGCCAAAGCAGTAAGTGTGGGGCTTTATTTATAACTTTCCAGCTAATGTTCTACTTTTTtatcaattttggaaaataatatgatGAATACAAATGAATACAAATGAGCTAAATATACTGGTGATGTAGAACATGAATAAACCTCCATTTTATTTGTCAATGGGGATGAATTTTTTCTAATGAGTCACAGAGCTAGCAACGGTGTGAGGAAAACATTTATCCTATTTTCTTAAGTACAATATAGAATCTACTTTATGGTTTCTTCaagctgctttaaaattttcacatcTGTACCACTCTCCTACAAAGGGTCCcagatgattattatttttattttaaaactctcacGTGGTGCAAAATAATCTAGAAATTCTAATCGTACTCCATATGAGCCTAACATGATCAAGTAGAAAAAGTATAGCCTAAAGGTTAAGAATGTAGATTTTAGAGtcgggatcagcaaactttttctgtaaaagacctaagtattttaggctttgagggtcATCTAGTCTCACTAACACTCAACTCTGTCATAGCATGGAAGAAgtcatagaaaatatataaacaagtatTGTCgtgaaatattcttttcattcttttgaaccATTTGAAAATGTAACCACTATTCTCTAACTCACCTGTTGTTCAAAAACAGAAGGTGAGCCAGACAGGCCTGTGGGCCAGTTTCCAGACCCCTGCACCAGAGTCATACTGTTTGAACTCAAATTCTGGCTTTTCCCTTTGTGACTGTATCAACCTGAGCAAATTAGTCTCCTCCCTCCACTGAGGGGTCTAAGTTGGAAGGATAACTGCATTCATGTGACTTTTAGGGGGtctgaaagaggaaaacatgaaAGTGCATAGCATTATGCATGGGGGGCTGCCCCACGTGGCAGCTCCCCTCCAATTCAAGCATCTTTATTTTCATAGGTATCATGTACCCTGGAAACACAAGATCCTTGAATCCTGACAGACTTGCACCCAAATCCTGACGGCTGATTGTTAACTGTGTTTTAGCTCACTAAGGTGTCACAAGGAGGCTGCAAGCTACCTGCACTTCAGGATTGATGTGAGAACCTGGTTCTCAGACTACACACTGAACGTTTTACTGAGTCTCTGGCATAAAcaagatgtttaaaaagttttGGTTACTGTTATTTTATGCTAAACTCTTTTTCCTAATCTCCATAGGGTGTAGGTAGTTGATATACTTTCTATGTCTGTACCACTTATAacatgtgtctgtctctgtgtgtatctCCTGTCAAACTCTGTACTGAGAACAAAGCACTCATATTCAAACACAACCCATGGTTATTGTTGGGAAGTCTTGAGTTCTCATGTATACGTGGTTCCTAATCTGGACAACGGATCGCTTCTAGGAGCCAAAGTTCTCAATAAGGAAAAGTATCATGCATTACCATTTACTCTCCATCCCCTCCACTTCACTGTGATATCAGAAGAGAATAAAACACTGGCCCATTTGGGGGTAAAGATCACTAATACTACAGAGAATAGAAGCTTTGCCTGCGTTGGGAAGAAATGAGTAAAAGGAAGAATCAAGGACAAGAGAGGCTAAGGAAGaaacacagagggagggagatgttCTGCCTGGTTTTTGAGATTAGTAGGAAAACCAGATTGAGGCACCCAAAGAGTGACGTTGGCCCCGAAGGGGGATGATGATACTTCCCATGTTATGCTTGAAAGTAAGCAACAAACTCCAGCTAGTGATTTGAAGGAGTCACTGGATCTAATCCAGGCAAAAGGAGCCCAGTGAAGAATCCAGGGGAAGACTTGGAAGCACCGCGGTGAAAACAGACCCGAAGTCTTGTGGTCTAGTGGAAGTTCAGGGATGAGAAAATGGGACACTGGATGTTCAGACTGTACATAAACATGCAGATCGCATGCGTGCTGGTGGTGTTTCCTGTTATTGAAAATCTTTAGGGAACACTATAAGGTGAGTACTGCGTTTGCAGAGCAATGCAAAACTGCAGGGGGCGATATTCAGACCCCTGTTTTGTAGTCTCACGTGAATGGCACCTGCTAGAGCTTTGCTGAGCACAGCCTGGAAGGCCTGAGCATTAGCAAGTTAACAGCTGCCTTTCCTGCAGAGtgaactggtgtgtgtgtgtgtgtgtgtgtgtgtgtgtgtgtgtgtgtgtgtgtgatggagcAGAAACCTTAATGCTAAATAAAGCATGATGCCTCCCAAACGTAACTCGGTTTCTTGGTGCCAAGGCCTTATCAAGACAAGGATTATACAAACTATATCTTCTTTTGAGGGTCTTGGTCTCCACAAAATACCAAGCACGCCCTTGTAACAGTTGAGGCAAAAAGTCTCTGGGTATTCCAACTACTACTgatccaaacacacacacgcacatttacacacacacacaaatacataattATACCAAATATATGCAgacattttatgaaataaataaataaaggtgctGCCTTTCCCAAAGCCATCCAGCCAACACTGCTGATTGTTGAAGCACTGCTCAGTACAATCCGTATGCCCAATATGAAGGCTGTAAGAAGTTTTCAAGTTATGTCTTTACAAGATAGTATTTAGTATTTACACTATTGGAATATCTGAGACTGGAGGAAGCTTTATATGGTCAAGAAGAATTTCAAATCGAAAGGGTTATTTCAAAGTATATATTTGCCATTCCTGACAATGTGGTTTACTCAAAGTATCACTTTTCATAGGCACTGAATTCATAATAAACACCCGTGAATATACAAACAACACGCCTCACTTTAAATCACTGGCGTGTACATACACCCAACCTACAACAACAGCACGAATATTTTATGGGAGAAAATAACATAAGTATCTTAAACGTAGACATACAATTTTGTGCTAACTTTAGTTCCGTGTCATGGACATAAATATTGTCTGAATCTGTCACCTATGAATGCGGGAGCCCAGGAAACAAAAGGACTTCCAGACTAGATGGGAATGCCTATTCTAGAGGATAATGATTACAAGGAACTTGCAAGTCCACATCGATAAAACACCCCACCTTCCAAAAACCACGCAGCAAGCCAATGATTTTGGAAGCAGAATCTTACACATGAAGGGCAAGTTATTACATATAGTGAATATACACACCACACTCAGGAATCAGGGAGAAAGCTATCATTCTTAGAAGCCCTTAGGAGGAAAACAGATGTCAAAAACAATGACAACTAGGCCAATCTACTACATGCTCAAGAAGTAGTACCTATGAAGACTTTGCCCTTGAATAGCCTACTATAGCGTGATGGGATAAAAGGATGTCTAGGCTGGGAGCCAGCAGACAAGTCTATGGCCCCACTATGCTACTGATATACTATGGGACCTctggtaagtcacttaacctctctgtgcctcagtttccttatctgtaaaacaatgGATTGGATTTTTATGGGCCCCTGCTCTAACATTCTGTAACTCTCTTTTATCTCCTCAAATCTTCTTTCACACTAGCATTTGATTTCAAGAGTTAAGAATAAAGTCCAAACACTTAGGTTAGCATTAAATTCTCCATATTCTGACTACAGCCTTTGTCTCCATCCTTATCTTGGTCTATTCCTGAAACCACATCAATATCCCATTCGgatcctctttttctctcactcttctgtttttcttccctcGACTTCAGCTGAACTGTCTTTTACTCCATTCTATCATTTTCCAGAGCCACCTCTGGGTTACAGTTCTATATATCTGTCATCACTATAAGCCATAAGCCCCTCGAGGTCAGAGGCTGGGCCTTATGCAGGGTTTGTGCAGTAACCAGCAACACTTTGCCCAAAATATATCCTTGAGAGTGAGTGGTGATTCTGGTCTTGGTAAAACAACAAAAGGTCTGGTTTTACTTTAATCAAtgatatattttgttaaaaatcaaaaccaagtgAGCCTTAAGAAAACTCAGTTCCTCTCACCCTTGTTGGAATGAATGCCTTTGAAAAgaagtgagaattaaatgacatttCAGATCATTATAAAtggtttatttatctttaaacacAGACTAGCCAGGATTCACAATTTTCAAAGCAAGAAAGGTTcaggtaaacaaaataaatgttaccAGACTAATTATCCACAGACTGCAGAGCAACTTTTAATGAATTACGTTGTCAAGTGATTAAAACACCTAATGGCTGGAATAAggttaaatattttctaaggtGGAACATATAAATGTACTCACCATTGAAATGTGTCAGAATTTGCCTTTATTCAATGTCGAAGAAAAATTGGTCTCCTGTTTGAGTTAGACTACTCTATCTCCCACGTAAAAAAGCTTTACTTTGAAATTACCAAGAGAATACCCACTCCATGCCTATTAGTCTTAACAGAAATCTTGGCTGCCTTTTAAGACTGTTACACATTCTCCTACAGAGAAGCACACATCAATAGAAGACGTATCACTGTaggtcttccttttctttcacagGTTAGACAATAATTTTTTGAGAGCCGCCCCTCCCCCCTCGAGTCTCTAGGTGACTTTTTCTGCTTGTAGATCTTGTGTGCTGGCCCCAGGATGGTGGCTGGGGACAGGGGCACAGCATACTGCTCCGTGAGACCCGTAAGGTAGCTGTAACTGTCTTCCTTGTGCTGTGTAAACACAGCCAGCAGATTCATCTCCTCGTCTGGCGCCTTCACCCCGGCCACCTTCTCGGCCTCCAAAGTTCTCCTGCAGGATCTGGCACTGGTCCGGAGAGGCCCGTTGCAAACACTGAACCACCAGCCAGCTGCACTTGTTGTCCTGGATGTCAGTGCCGATCTTGCCCATCACACTGGGGTCCCCAAAGAGATCGAGGTTTTCATCCTAAATCCGAAAGAACTCTCCCATCTCCAGCAGGATCTTCTTGGCATCGGTATGCTCCTTCTTCCCGTCAATGCCCACCACATACATGGCAGCAGCTATAGAAAGACAGAAGGAGTAGAAAGCTGTCTTGTATTTGACAATAGATCTGTACCCCTTTTCAGTGAATCTGCCAAGATCCACACTGTCCTGGGGGGCTGTGATGAGGTCCAGGGTCTGTCCGATCTCAGTCTGATAAGGACTCTGTAGGAAGAGCTCAATCAGGTTCAGGTAATAGGGCTGCTCCCAGCAGCAGAGCTTCAGCAGGCGGTAGATACATGCTTCCAAGAGGAAAGCATCATGAATGGCAGCCAAACCTATGCATGGCTTCTGATACCAGCAGATCCGCCCCCGTCGGGTGAAGAATGCATCCGTGAGGTCGTCTGACACCAAGAGGAAGGCTTGGAGCAGTTCCACGCACCAGCCCTCAGTCATGGCCCACCGGAGACTGTCAGCATCTTGCTTCCTGGGCTCCGACAGCTCCCAGAATGCTACCAGCACCGTCAAACCCCGATGGTACTTGCCTCGGATGGCACAGTACTCCAGGACCTCCTTGAGTCGGGCAATAGCATCTCCTGTCTCTGGGTGCCCAGTGTCCTCCTCAGTCAGCACCTTGACAACCTGGGACAAGTGCTGGATGAAATCCTGCCTTTCTGCATAAACGTCCAATTTCTGGTCTCCATCTATTCTGAGGGAGGAGTAAAATACTCTGTTCCCAGATGCCAGTTGCTGATTGTCACTGTAGGTCTTAATCTGCCTTTGTTATGCCCTCTGTACATCACCAAATATGATTTATGTGATTTCAGAGAACTTCCTTTACATTTCTCCATCCCTAACTCTGCATATCTTTTTAGCtcagaaagatattaaagattaaaatatttgatatgaaACTAGAAAGTGATATAGCAGTACAACCTTTAAAaaggcagacttttttttttttttaatttcccaaacaaatagaagaaaatggcAAGTAAATGGTGAGCCTTCGAGGAATTGGGCTAGAAGTTTGAGGTTTCACAGTCCTAAATGGTCAAGTAAGAGTAGAAGGCACAGATGACCAGTTATAAAGTGGTTCACCATAGTAATGTGAGTTAGTACTGAATGGCTGACACAAACATTTGCTCTTAGCAAATTTGAGacctcaaatgaaaaataatacaatggcATCCAATCCCAAAGAAGCACATTTAacttacaaaatatacaaactctGCATGAATGtagagaaagtaaataaataagcaaacaatttaaaagagaggaaaaaggtaACTTGACCATTCAGTTGGAATGGTGTCAAGATAAGCTTTTggaagggctggggggagggacagattgggagtttggcattgacatgtacacactgctatatttaaaatggataactgacaaggacctactatatagcacagggaactctgctcaatattctgtaataacctaaatgggaaaagaacttgaaaaagaatagatacatgtatatgtaaaaagtaaggtaagcttttaaaaaaagtatattgtGGCCCCAAACATAAGGCAACTATTTCATCCGAGGCTATTCAATGTCAGGGAAAATCTGACTGTGTTAGTAAAAAACAGTGTGCAGTAGACTTACTTACTTCATAGACTTACTTCAATTTAATCTTAGCACAGAATTGCTGAATAATGGATGACGGTTTTTAACGTCCTATGTTTGGAATATCCCCTTCGTTAACTCTTGCCCGAGTGTCAAGCAATTATTCAGTGGAATCTTGAGGGCTCCAGGGGTGTCTTCATCTCCCCCAACATCTATGAAACACAGAGTGCTAATAACTCTTCTTCTCCCTTATGGATCTGACCCATTTAAGATGCAGATAGAGATAAAGACCGTGGAATATTTGTGCCAGAACCAGAAACAGAATTGGAGATGTGGCCCCAAACCTTTGTAtcataaaatgaggaaactgagacccaaagaagTTCAGGGATTTGGTCCAGGTCGAAACTTGCATGGGGAGTCACTTGAGAAATCTCAGGACAGcaaatacaggtcttttttcatttcccagaTGGGTATCATCCTAAAAAGTGAGCTGGAACAAACTGGATGGTAGTCATCTCACTGCAGATTTATCTGTGGTCAAGGCAGAGGTTTCAAAGGCTCTACAACTATCTTATACCTGAGCTGGAAAGTTCTTCTGATCCACTTACTGTTATCAAAGCTTAGTACATCTATTTTTCTTGGAATGCAGTTTATTTAAAGCGAGAGCTGGTATTATTTGTCACATCATAGGCGTTTTTACAAGGCATTACGGATGTTCTCTGAAACCTTCACTGCAGTTATGTTGATGATTGGAAATGCCAAAAAATTACCCtccatacacaaacacacatgcactaATTCTAATTAGTCAATTCTAGTTCAAGTGGAAGTAATGAAACATTTCACCACCATCTTTCTTCCCAGGAAACTAGAATATATTTTGGCTATGTAAAACACTTTTTTTATTTAAGCATCTATTATTATAGAATAAAGGCATTCTGCAAAAATGGCATTTAGCAATTCTCTCATAtctgaaaataattagaaaaaaccATTTTCTCATGTAGAAATGTAATTTTCTATATAGATGAACATAGCCCCATTTGGAAGGCAGATATAAGAACTCTGAGGAATTCATTGAAGCATTGAGGCTATGAAGATCTACTCAAGTTGCTGGCTACATCTGTCCTATGATAACGGGATGCTagtgttattttttcttataatacttAGAGACTTGGTAAGTACTAATTATTTA
This Phocoena sinus isolate mPhoSin1 chromosome 4, mPhoSin1.pri, whole genome shotgun sequence DNA region includes the following protein-coding sequences:
- the LOC116752793 gene encoding LOW QUALITY PROTEIN: farnesyl pyrophosphate synthase-like (The sequence of the model RefSeq protein was modified relative to this genomic sequence to represent the inferred CDS: inserted 2 bases in 1 codon; substituted 1 base at 1 genomic stop codon), with product MKWDASGRQLEGYRDPGELEGPGFPVTYVEAQGHSSSSKFEILRTPVLVGEGPIVLQYDLILISYIRSGSGSQKGHTVKYWELGLQHMHFGETQFKRQNYCGLPCPRQIKTYSDNQQLASGNRVFYSSLRIDGDQKLDVYAERQDFIQHLSQVVKVLTEEDTGHPETGDAIARLKEVLEYCAIRGKYHRGLTVLVAFWELSEPRKQDADSLRWAMTEGWCVELLQAFLLVSDDLTDAFFTRRGRICWYQKPCIGLAAIHDAFLLEACIYRLLKLCCWEQPYYLNLIELFLQSPYQTEIGQTLDLITAPQDSVDLGRFTEKGYRSIVKYKTAFYSFCLSIAAAMYVVGIDGKKEHTDAKKILLEMGEFFRIXDENLDLFGDPSVMGKIGTDIQDNKCSWLVVQCLQRASPDQCQILQENFGXAEKVAGVKAPDEEMNLLAVFTQHKEDSYSYLTGLTEQYAVPLSPATILGPAHKIYKQKKPPKSHMNAVILPT